In Candidatus Nealsonbacteria bacterium DGGOD1a, one DNA window encodes the following:
- a CDS encoding site-specific DNA-methyltransferase — translation MNLSDNEKRDIVKLIEAGRPLPDKYRFLLFEDKREVELVWNGKTNEVTNVVLPFQTIEQVDEPRSEKEARLQGSLFDFDSRGRQLKGWTNKLIWGDNKLILSSLKNGPMRQEIEAQGGIKLIYIDPPFDVGADFSMNIEIGNEEFTKKPNVLEELAYRDTWGKGADSFIAMIYERLSLMRDLLADDGSIYVHCDWRVNSYMRLVLDEIFDKENFRNEIVWKYTGSLAPQKDFSRKHDTILRYSKSENTIFNHLFTPYSEGAINRFDKEDNFGRYKITYRDGKEYKTYMKEGKRLEDTWDISIIMKNDGDFTNYPTQKPSKLVENIILASSNENDIVADFFSGSGTTLAAAEKLGRKWIGSDLGKFAIHTTRKRMIGVQRQMKKDGKNFRAFEILNLGKYERQHYIGVNPNLREEEIQQQIAQKEKEFVSLVLSAYKAEAFDGFKTFHGKKSSRLVAIGPINLLVSRLFVEEVIGECLEKKITKADILAFEFEMGLFPNIQEVAKSKGIDLALKYIPRDVFDKRAIEKNQVVFHDVSYIEVKPHFAKATRGKADLVSIELTDFSVFYNQDSIKEVEENLKNGGKKLLVENGQIIKISKDKDGITTRENLTKEWTDWIDYWAVDFDFESKKEIIRVPKKESLQPHIDGTVDPHQAKLPEFEEIWTGDFVFENEWQSFRTKKDRNLEMVSVAKEMQSGKHKIAVKVVDIFGNDTMKIIEIKI, via the coding sequence ATGAATCTTTCCGATAATGAAAAACGGGATATTGTTAAATTGATTGAGGCGGGGAGGCCGCTGCCGGATAAATACCGGTTTTTATTGTTTGAGGATAAGCGCGAGGTGGAATTGGTGTGGAACGGAAAAACAAATGAAGTGACCAATGTGGTTTTGCCGTTTCAGACGATTGAACAGGTTGACGAGCCGCGGAGTGAAAAGGAGGCGCGGTTGCAAGGATCGCTTTTTGATTTTGATTCGCGCGGACGGCAATTGAAGGGGTGGACGAACAAGCTGATTTGGGGCGACAACAAATTGATTCTGTCGTCTTTGAAAAACGGGCCAATGCGCCAGGAAATTGAAGCGCAAGGCGGCATTAAGCTGATTTACATTGACCCGCCGTTTGATGTGGGCGCGGATTTTTCAATGAACATTGAAATTGGTAACGAGGAATTTACCAAAAAACCGAATGTCTTGGAGGAATTGGCATATCGCGACACTTGGGGCAAAGGTGCCGACAGTTTTATCGCGATGATTTACGAACGCCTCTCGCTGATGCGCGATTTGTTGGCTGACGATGGCAGTATTTATGTACATTGCGATTGGCGAGTAAATAGTTATATGAGGTTGGTTTTGGATGAAATTTTTGATAAAGAGAATTTTAGAAATGAAATTGTTTGGAAATATACTGGTAGTTTGGCCCCTCAAAAGGATTTTTCAAGAAAACATGATACGATACTTCGCTATTCAAAATCAGAGAATACAATATTCAATCATCTTTTTACACCTTATTCGGAGGGGGCAATAAATCGTTTTGATAAGGAAGATAATTTTGGACGGTATAAGATTACTTATAGAGATGGAAAGGAATATAAAACATATATGAAAGAAGGAAAACGGCTTGAGGATACATGGGATATTTCAATTATTATGAAAAACGATGGGGATTTTACTAACTATCCCACACAAAAACCGTCTAAACTTGTAGAGAATATAATTTTAGCATCATCAAATGAGAATGATATTGTGGCGGATTTTTTTAGCGGGTCGGGGACTACGCTGGCGGCGGCGGAGAAATTGGGACGGAAGTGGATTGGGTCGGATTTGGGGAAGTTTGCGATTCACACCACGCGCAAACGGATGATCGGGGTTCAGCGGCAGATGAAAAAAGATGGGAAGAATTTCCGGGCGTTTGAGATTTTAAATCTTGGAAAGTATGAAAGACAGCATTATATCGGCGTGAATCCTAATTTACGCGAGGAGGAAATCCAACAGCAAATCGCGCAAAAAGAAAAAGAATTTGTTTCTTTGGTTTTGTCGGCCTATAAGGCCGAAGCGTTTGACGGATTTAAAACTTTTCACGGCAAGAAAAGCTCGCGTTTGGTGGCCATCGGGCCAATAAATTTGCTGGTGTCGCGGCTTTTTGTTGAGGAAGTGATCGGCGAATGTTTGGAAAAGAAAATCACCAAAGCCGATATTTTGGCGTTTGAATTTGAAATGGGATTATTCCCGAATATCCAAGAAGTTGCCAAAAGCAAGGGCATTGATTTGGCGTTGAAATATATTCCGCGCGATGTTTTTGACAAACGGGCGATTGAAAAAAACCAAGTGGTATTCCACGATGTTTCGTATATTGAAGTAAAACCCCACTTCGCTAAAGCTACGAGGGGCAAGGCCGATTTAGTTTCGATTGAACTGACTGATTTTTCGGTTTTCTATAACCAGGATTCAATTAAGGAAGTTGAGGAAAATTTAAAAAACGGCGGCAAGAAATTGCTGGTTGAAAACGGCCAAATCATCAAAATTTCCAAAGACAAAGACGGAATAACCACGCGAGAAAATTTAACAAAGGAATGGACGGATTGGATTGATTATTGGGCGGTTGATTTTGACTTTGAAAGCAAAAAGGAAATTATCCGCGTCCCGAAAAAAGAATCGCTCCAGCCGCACATTGACGGCACGGTTGATCCGCACCAAGCCAAACTTCCCGAATTTGAAGAAATTTGGACCGGCGATTTCGTCTTTGAAAACGAATGGCAATCGTTTCGCACCAAAAAAGACCGCAACTTGGAAATGGTGAGCGTCGCCAAAGAAATGCAATCCGGGAAACACAAAATCGCGGTAAAAGTCGTAGATATTTTCGGTAACGATACGATGAAAATAATTGAGATTAAAATATAA